One genomic window of Rhizomicrobium sp. includes the following:
- a CDS encoding septation protein A, whose product MNAQLRRMLLDLGPLVAFFLAFQFFGIYAATGTFMVLVLVSLATGYWLEKKLSAITLFSAVIVLVFGGLTLWLKNDTFLKIKPTIIYATFCAVLLGGLAFNRLFIKYALSFEFEMPESAWRTLTWRWGVFFAGLAFLNEIVWRNFSTGQWVTFKVWITMPLVFVFGLLQAPILMKHMPQDKEGG is encoded by the coding sequence ATGAACGCGCAATTGCGGCGGATGCTGCTGGACCTGGGTCCGCTCGTCGCCTTCTTCCTCGCCTTCCAGTTCTTCGGCATCTATGCCGCGACCGGCACCTTCATGGTGCTGGTGCTGGTGTCGCTGGCCACCGGCTATTGGCTGGAAAAGAAACTGTCGGCGATCACGCTGTTCAGCGCGGTCATCGTGCTGGTGTTCGGCGGGCTGACGCTCTGGCTGAAGAACGACACCTTCCTGAAGATCAAGCCGACGATCATCTATGCGACGTTCTGCGCCGTGCTGCTCGGCGGTCTCGCCTTCAACCGGCTTTTCATAAAATACGCGCTGTCGTTCGAATTCGAGATGCCGGAGAGCGCGTGGCGCACGCTGACCTGGCGCTGGGGTGTGTTCTTCGCCGGCTTGGCTTTTTTGAACGAGATCGTGTGGCGAAATTTCTCGACGGGACAGTGGGTGACGTTCAAAGTGTGGATCACCATGCCCCTGGTGTTCGTCTTCGGCCTGCTCCAGGCGCCGATCCTGATGAAGCACATGCCGCAGGACAAGGAAGGCGGCTGA
- the ftsY gene encoding signal recognition particle-docking protein FtsY, which translates to MRDFGEAPPPPTFFERLKAGLSRSTAGLSDSIAGIVTKRKLDAVSIGELEEALIKADLGPALAARLAQAVSDKGFGLDVSDYDIRETLRAELLKVLQPIEKPLVVDGAIKPFVILVAGVNGTGKTTTIGKLAKRFAANGAKVVLAAGDTFRAAAIEQLNIWGQRTGAEVVAKGAGADAAGLAYEALERARASGADVLLIDTAGRLQNKAGLMAELEKIVRVIKKLDPTAPHATLLVLDATTGQNAISQVEGFKNTVPLTGLVMTRLDGTAKGGILAALAQKYALPVHYIGVGEGVDDLQPFNAANFAKALTGAR; encoded by the coding sequence ATGAGAGATTTCGGCGAAGCGCCTCCGCCGCCCACCTTCTTCGAGCGGCTGAAAGCCGGCCTGTCGCGCTCCACCGCGGGGCTGTCGGACAGCATCGCGGGCATCGTGACCAAGCGGAAGCTCGATGCGGTCAGCATCGGCGAACTGGAAGAGGCGCTGATCAAGGCCGATCTCGGCCCGGCGCTGGCGGCGCGGCTGGCGCAGGCGGTCAGCGACAAGGGCTTCGGCCTCGACGTCAGCGACTACGATATCCGCGAGACGCTGCGCGCGGAATTGCTGAAGGTCCTGCAACCCATCGAGAAGCCGCTGGTTGTGGACGGCGCCATCAAGCCCTTCGTCATCCTGGTCGCGGGCGTGAACGGGACGGGCAAGACCACCACTATCGGCAAGCTGGCCAAGCGCTTCGCCGCCAATGGCGCGAAAGTCGTGCTCGCGGCGGGCGATACGTTCCGCGCCGCGGCGATCGAACAGTTGAACATCTGGGGACAGCGGACCGGTGCCGAGGTTGTGGCCAAGGGCGCCGGCGCGGATGCCGCGGGGCTCGCCTATGAAGCGCTGGAGCGGGCACGCGCGAGCGGCGCCGACGTTCTTCTGATCGACACTGCCGGCCGGCTGCAGAACAAGGCCGGGCTGATGGCCGAACTGGAGAAGATCGTGCGCGTGATCAAAAAGCTCGACCCGACGGCGCCGCACGCCACGCTCCTGGTGCTGGACGCCACGACGGGCCAGAACGCGATCAGCCAGGTCGAGGGCTTCAAGAACACGGTACCGCTGACCGGACTGGTGATGACCCGGCTGGACGGCACGGCCAAGGGCGGCATCCTGGCCGCGCTGGCGCAGAAATATGCCTTGCCCGTCCACTACATAGGCGTCGGCGAGGGCGTGGACGATCTGCAACCGTTCAACGCCGCGAATTTCGCCAAGGCACTCACGGGGGCACGATGA
- the mtaB gene encoding tRNA (N(6)-L-threonylcarbamoyladenosine(37)-C(2))-methylthiotransferase MtaB, translating into MSNEIITFGCRLNAYESEAIRARAAEAGLDGAVILNTCAVTAEAVRQSRQTIRRVRRERPDARIIVTGCAAQSEPDTYSSMVEVDLVLGNAEKLQARVYREADAERVRVNDIFSVRETAGQMIDCFEGHTRAFLQVQNGCDHRCTFCIIPFGRGNSRSVPMGALIAEARRLTEAGYPELVLTGVDLTAYGADLPGAPTLGGLVRKILKLVPDVKRLRLSSIDSIEADDELMRAIAEEERLMPHFHLSVQSGDDLILKRMKRRHGRTDTIAFCQTVRRLRPDAAFGADLIAGFPTETDAMFQRTMDLVDEAGLSNLHVFRFSARAGTPAARMPQLDRQTIKDRAAALRAKGEEVAAARHRTLVGTTQTLLVERGGIGRTPCFAPVRIDGCSHGSFVSAHIAGLVDGKLSGALAA; encoded by the coding sequence GTGAGCAACGAGATCATCACCTTCGGTTGCCGCCTGAATGCCTATGAGTCCGAGGCGATCCGCGCCCGCGCGGCCGAGGCCGGGCTCGACGGCGCGGTGATCCTGAACACCTGCGCGGTGACGGCGGAGGCCGTGCGCCAGTCGCGTCAGACGATCCGCCGGGTCCGCCGCGAGCGGCCGGATGCGCGTATCATCGTCACCGGCTGCGCGGCGCAGAGCGAGCCCGATACTTATTCCTCGATGGTCGAAGTCGATCTCGTGCTCGGCAATGCCGAAAAGCTCCAGGCGCGCGTCTATCGCGAGGCCGACGCCGAGCGCGTGCGCGTCAACGACATCTTCTCGGTGCGCGAGACCGCCGGGCAGATGATCGACTGCTTCGAGGGCCACACCCGCGCCTTCCTGCAGGTGCAAAATGGCTGCGACCACCGCTGCACCTTCTGCATCATTCCATTCGGGCGCGGGAATTCGCGCAGCGTACCGATGGGCGCCTTGATCGCCGAGGCGCGGCGGCTGACCGAGGCGGGCTATCCCGAACTGGTGTTGACGGGCGTGGACCTCACCGCCTATGGCGCCGACCTGCCGGGCGCGCCGACGCTGGGCGGGCTCGTGCGCAAGATCCTGAAGCTGGTTCCCGACGTAAAACGGCTGCGGCTTTCCTCCATCGACAGCATCGAGGCGGACGACGAACTGATGCGCGCCATCGCGGAGGAGGAACGGCTGATGCCTCATTTTCATCTCTCGGTGCAGTCGGGCGACGACCTGATCCTCAAGCGCATGAAGCGCCGCCATGGCCGGACCGACACGATCGCGTTCTGCCAGACCGTGCGCCGGCTGAGGCCCGACGCCGCGTTCGGCGCCGACCTCATCGCCGGCTTTCCGACCGAGACGGACGCGATGTTCCAGCGCACGATGGACCTTGTGGACGAGGCCGGCCTGTCGAACCTCCATGTCTTCCGCTTCAGCGCGCGGGCCGGCACGCCGGCCGCGCGCATGCCGCAGCTCGACCGGCAGACAATCAAGGATCGCGCTGCCGCCTTGCGCGCCAAAGGCGAAGAAGTCGCCGCCGCGCGCCATCGCACACTGGTCGGCACGACGCAGACCCTTCTTGTCGAGCGCGGCGGGATCGGCCGCACGCCCTGTTTCGCGCCGGTCCGGATCGACGGCTGTTCCCATGGCAGCTTCGTCTCCGCGCACATCGCCGGTCTCGTCGACGGAAAACTGTCGGGAGCGCTCGCGGCATGA
- the dapF gene encoding diaminopimelate epimerase has translation MTPFLKMHGLGNDFVVFDARKQGLALDEAAARAVADRRRGIGCDQVIVIRPGTGGADAAMEIRNPDGSEAEQCGNATRCVARLLMEETGRTELRIDTRGGPLFCTDAGGGNVTVDFGAAKFDWADIPLARPMDTAALVLVLHDAGHHGTEVPGTALSMGNPHFVSFVENAEVVPVVELGSAIERHPLFPKKTNVEFVSVMAPNRLRMRVWERGAGVTLACGSGACAAAAAAYRRGLAGREMDIQLDGGVLHFRIREGDEHILMTGPSTRVFKGEIDLKALAA, from the coding sequence ATGACGCCGTTCCTGAAAATGCACGGGCTGGGCAACGATTTCGTCGTCTTCGACGCGCGAAAGCAAGGGCTTGCGCTGGACGAGGCTGCCGCCCGCGCGGTGGCCGACCGCCGCCGCGGCATCGGCTGCGATCAGGTGATTGTGATCCGTCCCGGCACCGGGGGCGCCGACGCGGCGATGGAGATCCGCAATCCCGATGGCAGCGAGGCCGAACAATGCGGCAATGCCACACGCTGCGTCGCGCGGCTGCTGATGGAGGAAACCGGCAGGACGGAGTTGCGTATCGATACGCGCGGCGGGCCGCTCTTCTGTACGGATGCCGGCGGCGGGAACGTGACCGTGGATTTCGGCGCGGCGAAATTCGACTGGGCTGACATCCCCCTAGCCAGGCCGATGGACACGGCAGCGCTGGTCCTCGTCCTGCACGATGCCGGGCATCATGGGACGGAAGTGCCGGGCACCGCGCTTTCGATGGGCAACCCGCACTTTGTTTCGTTCGTTGAGAACGCCGAGGTCGTTCCGGTCGTCGAACTCGGTTCGGCCATCGAACGGCATCCGTTATTTCCGAAGAAGACCAATGTCGAGTTTGTGAGCGTGATGGCACCGAACCGGCTGCGCATGCGGGTATGGGAACGGGGCGCCGGCGTCACGCTGGCCTGCGGCAGCGGCGCCTGCGCGGCGGCAGCGGCAGCCTACCGTCGCGGACTGGCCGGACGCGAGATGGATATCCAACTGGACGGCGGTGTCCTGCATTTTCGGATACGCGAAGGCGACGAGCACATCCTGATGACCGGCCCCTCCACGCGCGTATTCAAGGGCGAGATCGATCTGAAGGCGCTGGCCGCGTGA
- a CDS encoding prolyl oligopeptidase family serine peptidase: protein MRRGTWLAAAGLLLAVAAKGAVSVEDPYLWLEDVHGAEPLAWVAEQNARTRAVLQADPRYQQDHDAVLKVLDATDRIPYGTIVRDTVFNFWQDAANPKGVWRRTTLADYASPSPHWETIIDVDKLAADEHENWIWKGGNCTNDLKRCLVFLSRDGGDAHVIREFDLATKTFVKDRFALAHAKSDASWLDDDTVLFSTDFGPGTLTKSGYPRIVKLWHRGAPIDAAKTLLEGKPEDIAVSTQTLNGTGGVYAMIVRGVSFFENEYHHVAADGTVTKIDLPLSAVIQGMTGKYIVFTLRKEWKTPGNTYPQGALVAMNIDGGAPRTLYVPGPRSTVEEVATGRDAVYASIFDNVTGSIHVFKPLGSGDWEHSTLDLPANGSTHVVATNDFGPQAMFTFESYLKPSTLYLDKGDGKPAEIKALPPRFDSAGLVTEQFQVASSDGVMIPYFVTRPKASSGPVPTVLYGYGGFEISLTPSYSANFGMLWMAHGGIYVVANIRGGGEFGPAWHEAARFENHQRAFDDFAAVARDLVKRGFTTPKQLGIVGGSNGGLLVSASMVEHPELFGAVICQVPLIDMIRFTQIGAGQSWADEYGDPADPKARAYIEKYSPYQNVKPDVKYPPILFTTATSDDRVTPVHARKMAAKMEAFGDDVLFFENTDGGHSAGANHKLAAEMWALSFVYLKQKLGL from the coding sequence ATGAGACGTGGAACATGGCTTGCGGCGGCGGGTTTATTGCTGGCGGTGGCGGCCAAGGGAGCGGTGAGCGTGGAAGACCCCTATCTCTGGCTTGAGGACGTCCATGGCGCCGAGCCGCTCGCCTGGGTGGCGGAGCAGAACGCGCGGACCCGCGCGGTGCTCCAGGCCGATCCGCGCTACCAGCAGGACCATGACGCGGTGCTCAAGGTGCTCGACGCCACCGACCGCATTCCCTACGGCACGATCGTCCGCGACACTGTCTTCAACTTCTGGCAGGACGCCGCCAATCCCAAAGGCGTATGGCGCCGCACCACGCTCGCCGACTATGCGAGCCCGAGCCCGCACTGGGAAACCATCATCGATGTCGACAAGCTCGCCGCCGACGAGCACGAGAACTGGATCTGGAAGGGTGGTAACTGCACCAACGACCTGAAGCGCTGCCTGGTCTTCCTGTCGCGCGACGGCGGCGACGCGCACGTCATCCGCGAATTCGATCTTGCGACGAAGACCTTCGTGAAGGACCGCTTCGCGCTGGCGCATGCCAAATCCGACGCGAGTTGGCTGGATGACGACACGGTGCTGTTCAGCACCGATTTCGGTCCCGGCACGCTGACCAAGTCCGGCTATCCGCGCATCGTGAAGCTGTGGCATCGCGGCGCGCCGATCGATGCGGCGAAGACGCTGCTGGAAGGCAAGCCCGAGGATATCGCGGTCAGCACGCAGACGCTGAACGGCACAGGCGGCGTCTACGCCATGATCGTGCGCGGCGTCAGCTTCTTCGAGAACGAATACCACCACGTCGCGGCCGACGGCACGGTGACGAAGATCGACCTGCCGCTGTCCGCCGTGATCCAGGGCATGACGGGCAAGTACATCGTCTTCACGCTGCGCAAGGAATGGAAGACGCCCGGCAACACCTATCCGCAAGGCGCGCTCGTCGCGATGAACATCGACGGCGGCGCACCGCGGACCTTGTACGTGCCGGGGCCGCGCAGCACGGTCGAGGAAGTCGCCACCGGCCGCGACGCCGTCTATGCCTCGATCTTCGACAACGTCACCGGCTCGATCCATGTCTTCAAGCCGCTTGGTAGCGGCGATTGGGAGCACAGCACGCTCGACCTGCCGGCCAACGGATCGACCCATGTCGTCGCGACCAACGATTTCGGGCCGCAGGCGATGTTCACCTTCGAGAGCTATCTGAAGCCCTCCACGCTCTATCTCGACAAGGGCGACGGCAAGCCGGCCGAGATCAAGGCGCTGCCGCCGCGCTTCGATTCCGCCGGCCTCGTCACCGAGCAGTTCCAGGTCGCCTCGTCCGACGGCGTGATGATCCCCTATTTCGTGACCCGGCCGAAGGCATCGAGCGGGCCGGTGCCGACCGTGCTTTATGGTTATGGCGGCTTCGAGATCTCGCTGACGCCATCCTACTCCGCCAATTTCGGCATGTTGTGGATGGCGCATGGCGGCATCTATGTCGTGGCCAATATCCGCGGCGGCGGCGAGTTCGGCCCGGCCTGGCACGAGGCGGCGCGGTTCGAGAACCACCAGAGGGCGTTCGACGATTTCGCCGCCGTGGCGCGCGATCTCGTCAAGCGCGGCTTCACCACGCCCAAACAGCTCGGCATCGTTGGCGGCTCCAATGGCGGGCTTCTGGTGTCGGCCTCGATGGTCGAGCATCCCGAACTGTTTGGCGCGGTGATCTGCCAGGTGCCGCTGATCGACATGATCCGCTTTACCCAGATCGGCGCCGGCCAGTCCTGGGCCGACGAGTACGGCGATCCGGCGGACCCCAAGGCGCGCGCCTATATCGAGAAATATTCGCCCTATCAGAACGTGAAGCCGGACGTGAAGTATCCCCCGATCCTCTTCACCACCGCGACCAGCGACGACCGCGTGACGCCGGTCCATGCGCGCAAGATGGCCGCGAAGATGGAAGCGTTCGGCGACGATGTCCTGTTCTTCGAGAACACCGATGGCGGCCACTCCGCCGGCGCCAACCACAAGCTGGCGGCGGAGATGTGGGCGCTGAGCTTTGTCTACCTGAAGCAGAAGCTGGGGCTGTAG
- a CDS encoding oxidoreductase, translated as MAKTFLITGVSTGLGRALAEAAVGAGHVAVGTVRKEADKAAFEELGEGAYARVLDVTDTAAIAPAVAEIERAIGPIDVLVNNAGYGHEGVLEESTLDDLRRQFEVNVFGAVAMIQAVLPYFRRRRAGRILNITSMGGLITLPGLSFYHGSKFALEGISESLAKEVEGLGIHVTAVEPGRFRTDWAGRSMVRAPRRIADYDAVFEPIRQGRLDYSGKQPGDPHKAAQAMLKLVEAPNPPGHLLLGSDAIRPVTEKLAALKAEFDAWKDVSLSTDFSPGA; from the coding sequence ATGGCCAAGACATTCCTGATCACCGGCGTTTCCACCGGACTGGGCCGCGCGCTCGCCGAAGCCGCGGTCGGCGCCGGCCATGTCGCGGTCGGCACCGTGCGCAAGGAGGCCGACAAGGCCGCCTTCGAAGAGCTGGGCGAAGGCGCCTATGCCCGCGTTCTCGACGTGACCGACACCGCGGCGATCGCGCCGGCGGTGGCCGAGATCGAGCGGGCCATCGGCCCCATCGACGTGCTGGTGAACAATGCCGGCTACGGCCATGAAGGGGTGCTGGAGGAATCCACGCTCGACGATTTGCGCCGCCAGTTCGAGGTCAACGTATTCGGCGCGGTGGCGATGATCCAGGCCGTGCTGCCCTATTTCCGCCGGCGGCGGGCCGGACGCATCCTGAATATCACCTCGATGGGCGGCCTCATCACCCTTCCCGGCCTCAGCTTCTATCACGGCAGCAAATTCGCGCTGGAAGGCATTTCGGAGTCTCTGGCCAAGGAAGTCGAGGGCCTCGGAATCCACGTCACCGCCGTCGAGCCCGGCCGCTTCCGCACGGATTGGGCGGGACGCTCCATGGTGCGCGCGCCGCGCAGGATCGCCGACTACGACGCGGTGTTCGAGCCGATACGCCAGGGCCGGTTGGATTATTCGGGCAAGCAGCCCGGCGACCCGCACAAGGCGGCGCAGGCGATGCTCAAGCTGGTCGAGGCGCCGAACCCGCCGGGGCACCTGCTTCTGGGCTCCGACGCGATCCGGCCGGTTACCGAGAAGCTGGCGGCGCTCAAGGCCGAATTCGACGCCTGGAAGGACGTGTCGCTGTCCACCGATTTCAGCCCCGGCGCCTGA
- a CDS encoding LysR substrate-binding domain-containing protein has protein sequence MQMPGLLELNAVAAVATHKNFRRAAAELGLSASALSHAIAALERRLGVRLINRTTRSVALSEAGERFLARVRPALHEIAGAMEAVNEFRDRPAGLLRINASERAARHVLTPVVAEFLRRYPDMRVELAAENRLADIVAEGFDAGIRIAETVPRDMIAVPCGPDARFVVAGSPGYFAAHPRPVVPADLFGHNCIRRRMANGALFRWEFERRGEELALDVPGSLTLSNDPLMVDAALAAIGLIHLHESWVEEHVAAGRLELVLEDWTPAFPDLRLFYPANRYMPAGLRAFVDIVRETAARRRPARVPAPELTSAPRPA, from the coding sequence ATGCAGATGCCGGGTCTTCTGGAACTCAACGCGGTGGCCGCCGTCGCGACCCATAAAAACTTCCGGCGCGCCGCCGCCGAGCTCGGCCTGTCGGCCTCCGCGCTCAGCCATGCGATCGCCGCGCTCGAGCGCCGGCTGGGCGTGCGCCTCATCAACCGCACCACGCGCAGCGTCGCGCTGTCCGAAGCCGGCGAGCGCTTTCTGGCGCGGGTGCGCCCGGCCTTGCACGAGATCGCCGGCGCGATGGAAGCGGTGAACGAATTCCGCGACCGCCCCGCGGGTCTGCTGCGCATCAACGCATCCGAGCGCGCGGCGCGCCATGTGCTGACGCCGGTCGTCGCTGAATTCCTGCGCCGTTATCCCGACATGCGGGTCGAGCTGGCGGCGGAGAACCGTCTTGCCGACATCGTCGCGGAAGGCTTCGACGCCGGCATCCGCATCGCCGAAACCGTGCCGCGCGACATGATCGCGGTGCCGTGCGGCCCGGATGCGCGCTTCGTCGTAGCCGGATCGCCGGGTTATTTCGCGGCGCATCCGAGGCCGGTCGTGCCCGCCGACCTGTTCGGGCACAATTGCATCCGCCGTCGCATGGCGAATGGCGCGCTGTTCCGCTGGGAATTCGAACGGCGCGGCGAGGAACTGGCGCTGGACGTTCCGGGATCCCTGACGCTGTCGAACGATCCGCTCATGGTCGATGCCGCGCTCGCGGCCATCGGCCTGATCCATCTGCACGAGAGCTGGGTGGAGGAGCATGTCGCCGCCGGCCGGCTGGAGCTGGTCCTGGAAGACTGGACGCCGGCCTTTCCCGATTTGCGGCTGTTCTATCCCGCCAACCGCTACATGCCCGCCGGCTTGCGCGCTTTCGTGGATATCGTGCGGGAGACCGCGGCGCGGCGGCGGCCAGCGCGGGTTCCCGCGCCGGAATTGACTTCCGCGCCGCGACCGGCCTAA
- the ffh gene encoding signal recognition particle protein — MFDSLQSRLGGVFDRLRGRGALTERDVDEALGEVRTALIEADVALPVVKDFIDKVRPRAIGEDVIRSVTPGQQVVKIVHDVLVETLGEENSALDLGSPPAPILMVGLQGSGKTTTSAKIGLMLQTREKKRVLMASLDVSRPAAMEQLRILGEQTGVPTLPIVLGQGPVDIARRAMASAKVGGYDVLILDTAGRQHIDEQLMLEVAAIRDQVKPHETLLVADSLTGQDAVNIAKTFNDRVKLSGIILTRADGDARGGAALSMRSVTGAPIKFLGTGEKMDALEAFHPARLASRILDMGDVVSLVEKAAETFDKEKSEKLARKMKKGEFDMNDLAEQLIQMKKLGGMQGVLGMLPGVGKVKDQLAQAGMDDKVLTRQEAIIQSMTKKERANPDVINGSRRKRIAMGSGVEVSEVNKLLKMHRQMSDVMKKMGKGGRAMQGLSALFGGGGGMPPGMPGGRR, encoded by the coding sequence ATGTTCGACAGTCTGCAATCCCGCCTCGGCGGCGTGTTCGACCGGCTCAGGGGCCGCGGCGCGCTCACCGAGCGCGACGTGGACGAGGCACTGGGCGAGGTCCGCACCGCGCTGATCGAGGCCGATGTCGCGCTCCCCGTCGTCAAGGATTTCATCGACAAGGTCCGCCCCCGCGCCATCGGCGAGGACGTCATCCGCTCGGTCACGCCGGGCCAGCAGGTCGTCAAGATCGTCCATGACGTTCTGGTCGAGACGCTGGGCGAGGAGAATTCCGCGCTCGATCTCGGCTCGCCGCCCGCGCCGATCCTGATGGTCGGCCTGCAGGGCTCGGGCAAGACCACGACCTCCGCCAAGATCGGCCTGATGCTGCAGACCCGCGAGAAAAAGCGCGTTCTGATGGCCTCGCTCGACGTGTCGCGCCCGGCCGCCATGGAGCAGCTTCGCATTCTCGGCGAGCAGACGGGCGTGCCGACGCTGCCGATCGTCCTGGGCCAGGGCCCGGTCGACATCGCGCGCCGCGCCATGGCATCGGCGAAGGTCGGCGGCTACGACGTGCTGATCCTCGACACCGCCGGCCGCCAGCACATCGACGAGCAGCTGATGCTCGAAGTCGCCGCGATCCGCGACCAGGTGAAGCCGCATGAGACGCTGCTGGTCGCGGATTCGCTGACCGGCCAGGACGCGGTCAACATCGCCAAGACGTTCAACGATCGCGTCAAGCTTTCCGGCATCATCCTGACGCGCGCCGACGGCGACGCGCGCGGCGGCGCCGCCCTCTCGATGCGCAGCGTCACCGGCGCGCCGATCAAGTTCCTCGGCACCGGCGAGAAGATGGATGCGCTGGAGGCGTTCCATCCGGCGCGGCTCGCCAGCCGCATCCTCGACATGGGCGACGTCGTCTCGCTGGTCGAGAAGGCGGCCGAGACCTTCGACAAGGAAAAGTCGGAGAAGCTCGCTAGGAAGATGAAGAAAGGCGAGTTCGACATGAACGATCTCGCCGAACAGCTCATTCAGATGAAGAAGCTCGGCGGCATGCAGGGCGTGCTCGGCATGCTGCCCGGCGTCGGCAAGGTCAAGGACCAGCTCGCCCAGGCCGGCATGGACGACAAGGTGCTCACCCGCCAGGAAGCGATCATCCAGTCGATGACCAAGAAGGAGCGCGCCAATCCCGACGTGATCAACGGCTCGCGGAGGAAGCGTATCGCCATGGGCTCCGGCGTCGAGGTCAGCGAAGTGAACAAGCTCCTCAAGATGCACCGGCAGATGTCGGACGTGATGAAGAAGATGGGCAAGGGCGGCCGCGCCATGCAGGGGCTGAGCGCCCTGTTCGGCGGTGGCGGCGGCATGCCTCCGGGAATGCCTGGAGGTCGAAGGTAA
- the rpsP gene encoding 30S ribosomal protein S16, producing MALKIRLARGGTKKRPHYAIVIADSRSPRDGRFIEKIGFYNPLLPKDHADRVKLDTDKAGEWIKKGATASDRVHRFLANAGLVKPLAKNNPQKAKPKKKAQERAAANAKAAEAASAEA from the coding sequence ATGGCTCTCAAGATCAGGCTGGCGCGCGGCGGCACCAAGAAGCGCCCGCACTACGCAATCGTCATCGCGGATTCGCGTTCGCCGCGCGACGGCCGCTTCATCGAGAAGATCGGCTTCTACAACCCGCTTCTGCCGAAGGACCACGCCGACCGCGTGAAGCTCGACACGGACAAGGCCGGCGAATGGATCAAGAAGGGCGCCACCGCGTCCGACCGCGTCCACCGCTTCCTCGCCAATGCCGGCCTCGTCAAGCCGCTCGCGAAGAACAATCCGCAGAAGGCCAAGCCCAAGAAGAAGGCGCAGGAGCGCGCCGCGGCGAACGCCAAGGCCGCCGAAGCCGCTTCCGCCGAGGCTTAA
- the rimM gene encoding ribosome maturation factor RimM (Essential for efficient processing of 16S rRNA): MAGPSRDVLLAAVIGAQGLKGEVRVKTFTEHPEALARYRGLHTEDGRRFTVTAARATKPDEAVLALAEVTDRTTAENLKGTELYVPRTALPATGGDEFYHADLIGLRAEDIHDRVIGLVKAIHNYGAGDVIEIEQPGGDTVLLAFTKETVPGIEIDKGRIVVAVPRDDDAEREHGVE; the protein is encoded by the coding sequence ATGGCGGGGCCGTCCCGCGACGTGCTGCTGGCCGCCGTCATCGGCGCGCAGGGCCTGAAGGGCGAGGTGCGCGTCAAGACGTTCACCGAGCATCCCGAGGCGCTGGCGCGCTATCGCGGCCTGCACACCGAAGACGGCCGTCGTTTCACGGTGACGGCGGCGCGCGCCACCAAACCCGACGAGGCGGTGCTCGCGCTGGCCGAGGTGACCGACCGCACGACGGCGGAGAACCTGAAGGGCACCGAACTCTATGTCCCGCGCACGGCGCTTCCCGCGACCGGGGGCGATGAGTTCTACCACGCCGATCTCATCGGGCTGCGCGCCGAGGATATCCATGACCGCGTCATCGGCCTCGTCAAGGCGATCCACAATTACGGCGCCGGCGACGTGATCGAGATCGAGCAGCCGGGCGGCGATACCGTCCTGCTCGCCTTCACCAAGGAGACCGTGCCGGGAATCGAGATCGACAAGGGCCGCATCGTGGTCGCCGTGCCGCGCGACGACGACGCGGAACGCGAGCACGGCGTGGAATGA
- the trmD gene encoding tRNA (guanosine(37)-N1)-methyltransferase TrmD, with amino-acid sequence MIWSATVLTLFPEMFPGPLAVSLLGKALQKELWSLEVRDIRDHGIGRHAKVDDTPAGGGPGMVMRADVALAAIDAVPAGERPLIYLSPRGVPLTQKRVIELAQGPGAILLCGRFEGLDQRAIEARDIEEISLGDFVLAGGEIAAMALIEASVRLIPGVLGDAQSPAEESFSAGLLEYPQYTRPQTVEDRPIPEVLNNGNHKEIAKWRQARAEELTRARRPDLWTLYEKKKS; translated from the coding sequence ATGATCTGGTCCGCGACGGTCCTGACGCTGTTCCCGGAAATGTTTCCGGGGCCGCTCGCCGTCTCGCTGCTCGGAAAGGCCCTGCAGAAAGAACTCTGGTCGCTGGAGGTTCGCGACATCCGCGACCACGGCATCGGCCGCCACGCCAAGGTCGACGACACGCCGGCCGGCGGCGGTCCCGGCATGGTGATGCGCGCCGACGTGGCGCTGGCCGCGATCGACGCGGTGCCGGCCGGGGAGCGGCCGCTGATCTATCTGTCGCCGCGCGGCGTGCCGCTCACCCAGAAGCGCGTGATCGAACTCGCGCAAGGTCCCGGCGCGATCCTGCTGTGCGGCCGGTTCGAGGGGCTCGACCAGCGCGCCATCGAGGCGCGCGATATCGAGGAGATCAGCCTGGGGGACTTCGTGCTGGCGGGCGGAGAGATTGCCGCCATGGCGCTGATCGAGGCCTCGGTCCGCCTGATCCCCGGCGTGCTCGGCGACGCCCAATCGCCGGCCGAGGAGAGTTTCTCGGCCGGCCTGCTCGAATATCCGCAATATACCAGGCCGCAGACGGTCGAGGACCGGCCGATCCCCGAGGTCCTAAACAACGGAAATCACAAGGAAATCGCCAAGTGGCGCCAGGCGCGGGCCGAGGAACTGACCAGGGCGCGGCGGCCCGACCTCTGGACCCTCTATGAAAAGAAAAAATCCTAG